In one Thermococcus sp. 2319x1 genomic region, the following are encoded:
- the gltA gene encoding NADPH-dependent glutamate synthase, which produces MSRKIIKERVPTPERPPEERNKDFNEVNLGYTLELAKKEAERCLQCKPAPCVQGCPVYIDIPAFIAKIIEEDIKGALEVIWRNNSLPAITGRVCPQEDQCEGVCTMGKIGDPINIGKLERFVADYARKHGIDEELLQEQIKGIQPNGKKVAVIGAGPAGLTCAAELAKMGYEVTIFEALHEPGGVTIYGIPEFRLPKEIVRRELENLRKLGVKIETDTLVGKTITFEELKQEYDAIFIGTGAGTPKFVKWEGINLNGIYSANEFLTRVNLMKAYQFPEYDTPIKVGKRVAVIGGGNTAMDAARSALRLGAEVWVLYRRTKKEMTARIEEIHHAEEEGVKFMFLVSPKRFIGDEHGNLKAIELEKMELGEPDETGRRKPVPTGETFIMEFDNAIIAIGQTPNKTFIQSVPDLLVDRWGRIVVDDRLMTSIPGVFAGGDAIRGEATVILAMGDGRKAAKSIHEYLSGNA; this is translated from the coding sequence ATGTCAAGGAAGATTATAAAGGAACGAGTTCCAACTCCAGAAAGGCCTCCCGAAGAGAGAAACAAGGACTTCAATGAGGTAAACCTGGGTTACACCTTAGAGCTCGCAAAGAAAGAAGCTGAAAGGTGCCTTCAATGCAAGCCCGCTCCATGCGTACAGGGATGTCCCGTTTATATTGACATACCCGCTTTTATTGCAAAGATAATTGAAGAAGACATAAAAGGTGCCCTTGAGGTCATATGGAGGAACAACTCACTCCCTGCAATTACGGGAAGGGTCTGCCCGCAGGAGGATCAGTGTGAAGGAGTATGCACAATGGGTAAAATCGGCGATCCCATAAACATAGGCAAGCTTGAAAGGTTTGTCGCGGATTACGCGAGGAAGCATGGAATAGATGAGGAGCTTCTCCAAGAGCAGATAAAGGGGATACAGCCGAATGGAAAGAAGGTTGCCGTTATTGGGGCCGGACCGGCTGGGCTTACATGTGCCGCCGAGCTGGCAAAAATGGGATACGAGGTGACGATATTTGAGGCCCTGCACGAGCCGGGAGGAGTCACAATCTACGGAATTCCCGAGTTCAGGCTCCCCAAAGAGATAGTCAGGAGGGAGCTTGAGAATTTGAGGAAGCTTGGCGTGAAGATTGAGACCGACACGCTTGTGGGCAAAACAATTACCTTTGAAGAGCTGAAACAAGAGTACGATGCCATTTTCATAGGAACAGGTGCTGGAACGCCGAAATTTGTGAAGTGGGAAGGGATAAACCTAAACGGAATCTACTCGGCAAATGAGTTTCTCACAAGGGTTAACCTCATGAAAGCATATCAGTTCCCCGAGTACGATACGCCGATTAAAGTAGGCAAGAGAGTGGCCGTTATTGGGGGAGGAAACACCGCAATGGACGCAGCCCGTTCTGCGTTGAGACTTGGCGCCGAGGTGTGGGTTCTCTACAGAAGAACAAAAAAGGAGATGACAGCAAGGATAGAGGAGATACACCATGCAGAGGAAGAAGGAGTTAAGTTCATGTTTCTTGTATCTCCAAAAAGATTTATCGGAGACGAACACGGAAACCTTAAGGCAATAGAGCTTGAGAAGATGGAGCTTGGAGAACCCGACGAAACCGGAAGGAGGAAGCCTGTCCCAACGGGCGAAACCTTCATCATGGAATTTGACAACGCCATAATAGCGATAGGGCAGACTCCAAATAAAACTTTTATACAAAGCGTACCAGACCTTCTCGTGGACAGGTGGGGAAGGATAGTAGTTGACGATAGGCTAATGACAAGCATTCCAGGTGTTTTTGCTGGTGGGGATGCCATAAGGGGAGAAGCGACGGTGATTCTGGCAATGGGTGACGGAAGAAAAGCCGCAAAGAGTATACACGAATACTTAAGCGGAAACGCCTAA
- a CDS encoding nitroreductase family protein codes for MEFFEVVKKRRSIRKYQKKKIPEEYVEKILEAAFYSPSSRNRRPWHFVVVDEEGLIKKLAQTRPALEFLETAPLAIVVCGDEEISSAWVFDASIAAEHIQLAATALGLGTCWGHVLERMHNKEKSAEDYVRELLGIPEHIRVLCIIGIGYPAEEKPSHSEKEVMWGRVHRNRFGNSWKMK; via the coding sequence ATGGAGTTCTTTGAGGTTGTCAAAAAGAGGAGAAGCATTAGAAAATATCAGAAGAAAAAGATTCCAGAGGAATATGTGGAGAAGATTCTTGAGGCGGCATTTTATTCCCCAAGCTCAAGGAACAGAAGACCATGGCACTTCGTAGTTGTTGACGAGGAAGGGCTTATCAAAAAGCTAGCTCAAACAAGACCGGCGTTGGAGTTTTTGGAAACAGCACCTTTAGCAATAGTTGTATGCGGAGATGAGGAAATAAGCTCCGCTTGGGTGTTTGATGCATCTATAGCGGCAGAGCACATACAGCTGGCTGCCACGGCATTAGGATTAGGGACATGTTGGGGTCATGTGCTTGAGAGGATGCACAACAAAGAGAAGAGCGCTGAAGATTACGTGAGAGAACTCCTAGGAATTCCAGAACATATAAGAGTTTTGTGCATCATCGGTATAGGTTACCCAGCAGAAGAAAAGCCGTCCCACAGTGAAAAAGAAGTAATGTGGGGGAGAGTTCACCGGAACAGGTTTGGAAACTCATGGAAAATGAAGTAA
- a CDS encoding asparagine synthetase A: MNAVQLVSRDIEKAMRVQTKVIDYMTDFFVKRGFKWLLPVMLSSITDPLWPDPAASKMRAPEIEAYGTRLKLMHSMILHKQFAIAMGLEKIFVLSPNIRLEERDRDDGRHAYEFTQLDFEIAYATMDDVIGLIEELIAGLFKETRKWEELEGRELPRVKSPFKRFTMEEVEEEFGDDEKASKAMSEPFWITDISREFYDREDPERPGHFRNYDLILPEGYGEVSSGGEREWQYDVIVRKLKESGLSLEAFRPYLEVAKAGKLKPSAGAGIGVERLVRYIVGAKHIAEVQPFPRVPGIPAVI; encoded by the coding sequence ATGAACGCTGTTCAACTTGTAAGCAGGGATATTGAAAAGGCGATGAGAGTGCAGACGAAAGTTATAGACTACATGACAGACTTCTTTGTGAAGAGGGGCTTTAAGTGGCTCTTGCCGGTTATGCTTAGCTCGATAACCGATCCCCTGTGGCCAGATCCGGCGGCGAGTAAAATGAGGGCCCCAGAAATTGAAGCTTACGGCACAAGGCTCAAGCTTATGCACAGCATGATTCTGCATAAGCAGTTTGCCATAGCGATGGGACTGGAAAAGATATTTGTTCTTTCACCAAACATCAGGCTTGAAGAGAGGGATAGAGACGATGGAAGGCATGCGTATGAATTTACCCAGCTCGACTTTGAGATAGCCTACGCCACCATGGACGATGTTATTGGGTTAATTGAGGAGCTTATTGCCGGGCTTTTTAAGGAGACAAGAAAGTGGGAAGAGCTTGAAGGAAGGGAGCTGCCCAGGGTTAAGTCGCCGTTTAAGCGCTTCACAATGGAGGAAGTTGAGGAAGAGTTTGGGGACGATGAGAAGGCAAGTAAGGCAATGAGCGAGCCTTTCTGGATAACGGACATCTCAAGGGAATTCTACGACAGGGAAGATCCAGAGAGGCCGGGGCACTTTAGAAACTATGATTTAATACTGCCCGAAGGTTACGGAGAAGTTTCAAGCGGTGGAGAAAGGGAGTGGCAGTACGATGTGATAGTTAGAAAGCTTAAGGAAAGCGGGTTAAGCTTGGAGGCCTTTAGGCCTTACCTTGAGGTTGCAAAAGCTGGAAAACTTAAGCCCTCTGCTGGAGCCGGCATTGGAGTGGAGAGGCTTGTTAGGTATATAGTTGGCGCAAAGCACATAGCTGAAGTACAGCCTTTCCCAAGAGTTCCCGGGATTCCTGCTGTTATTTAG
- a CDS encoding elongation factor EF-2 — protein sequence MGKREEMIKEIKQLMTQPERIRNMGIAAHIDHGKTTLSDNLLAGAGMISEELAGKQLVLDFDEQEQARGITINAANVSMIHEYEGQKYLINLIDTPGHVDFGGDVTRAMRAIDGAIIVVDAVEGVMPQTETVLRQALREYVKPVLFINKVDRLIKELKLTPQQMQERFVKVITDVNRLIRRYAPPEFKDKWLVKVEDGSVAFGSAYYNWALSVPYMRKTGVSFKDIIDLTNAGDLKTLRKKAPLHVVVLDMVVRHLPNPLQAQKYRIPHLWRGDIESEIGQAMLNCDPNGKMAMVVTKIIIDKHAGEVATGRVWSGTVKTGQEVYLITAKRKARIQQVGIYMGPERINMEAIPAGNIVAVTGLKDAMAGETVSEEQIEPFEALHYISEPVVTVAVEAKNVKDLPRLIEALRQLAKEDPTLHVKIDEETGQHLLSGMGELHLEVKLVHLKDKWGVDVDVSEPIVVYRESITKQSPIVEGKSPNKHNRFYIVVEPMPDEIYQAIKEGEIPEGRPKDPKAVAKKLAELGMDYEMAKGIVDVYNGNMFLDNTKGIQYLNEVMDLLVDGFHQAMDEGPLAREPVMKVIVRLMDAKIHEDNVHRGPAQIYPAIRTAIHCAMMKANPVLYEPYQKVIINVPYEYMGAVSRELNQRRGQLVDMRQEGEVMIIIAEAPVAEMFGFAGAIRGATSGRALWSTEHAGFKRVPNELAINIIRQIRQRKGLDPNPPTEKDVCPQQ from the coding sequence ATGGGAAAAAGGGAAGAGATGATTAAGGAAATCAAGCAGTTGATGACTCAACCGGAGAGAATTAGAAATATGGGTATTGCCGCTCACATTGACCACGGTAAGACGACACTTAGTGACAACCTGTTGGCCGGAGCGGGAATGATCAGCGAAGAACTTGCAGGAAAGCAGCTCGTGCTTGACTTCGATGAGCAAGAACAGGCAAGAGGTATTACAATTAACGCCGCCAACGTTTCAATGATTCACGAGTATGAGGGGCAGAAGTACCTTATCAACCTCATTGACACTCCAGGTCACGTTGACTTCGGTGGTGACGTTACAAGAGCAATGAGGGCCATAGATGGAGCAATAATCGTTGTGGATGCCGTTGAAGGTGTAATGCCCCAGACGGAGACGGTACTTAGACAGGCTTTGAGAGAGTACGTCAAGCCGGTTCTCTTCATCAACAAGGTTGACAGACTCATTAAAGAGCTCAAGCTTACCCCGCAACAGATGCAAGAGAGGTTTGTCAAGGTAATTACCGACGTAAACCGTTTGATTAGGAGGTACGCTCCTCCGGAGTTCAAGGACAAGTGGCTTGTTAAAGTTGAGGACGGTAGCGTTGCCTTCGGTTCAGCTTACTACAACTGGGCACTCAGCGTTCCCTACATGAGGAAGACCGGTGTCTCGTTCAAGGACATCATTGACTTAACAAACGCCGGTGATTTGAAGACCCTTAGAAAGAAGGCTCCACTTCACGTGGTTGTTCTGGACATGGTAGTTAGGCACCTTCCAAATCCATTGCAGGCTCAAAAGTACAGAATTCCGCACCTTTGGAGAGGGGACATCGAGAGCGAGATTGGTCAGGCGATGCTTAACTGTGATCCAAATGGAAAGATGGCCATGGTTGTTACAAAGATCATTATTGACAAGCACGCCGGTGAGGTTGCAACCGGTAGAGTATGGAGCGGTACCGTAAAGACGGGTCAAGAGGTTTACCTCATCACCGCTAAGAGAAAGGCAAGAATCCAGCAGGTTGGTATCTATATGGGACCAGAGAGAATCAACATGGAAGCCATCCCGGCAGGTAACATAGTTGCCGTAACAGGTTTGAAAGATGCAATGGCCGGTGAAACAGTTAGCGAGGAGCAAATCGAACCGTTTGAGGCACTTCACTACATAAGCGAGCCCGTCGTTACAGTGGCCGTTGAGGCCAAGAACGTCAAAGACTTACCAAGGCTTATCGAAGCTCTCAGACAGCTCGCCAAGGAAGATCCAACACTCCACGTCAAGATTGACGAGGAGACGGGACAACACTTGCTTAGCGGTATGGGTGAGCTCCACCTTGAGGTCAAGCTCGTGCACCTTAAGGATAAATGGGGCGTTGATGTTGATGTTTCAGAGCCAATCGTCGTTTACAGAGAAAGCATTACAAAGCAAAGCCCAATAGTCGAAGGAAAGTCACCAAACAAGCACAACAGGTTCTACATTGTTGTTGAACCAATGCCGGATGAGATTTACCAGGCAATTAAAGAGGGTGAAATACCGGAAGGAAGACCAAAAGATCCAAAGGCTGTTGCAAAGAAGCTCGCAGAGCTTGGGATGGACTATGAGATGGCCAAGGGTATAGTTGATGTTTACAATGGCAACATGTTCCTTGACAACACCAAGGGTATCCAGTACCTCAACGAAGTTATGGATCTCCTTGTAGATGGTTTCCACCAGGCAATGGACGAGGGACCACTTGCCAGAGAGCCTGTAATGAAGGTAATAGTTAGACTCATGGATGCAAAGATTCACGAGGATAACGTTCACAGAGGTCCAGCTCAGATTTACCCGGCAATTAGAACCGCTATCCACTGTGCAATGATGAAGGCAAACCCAGTTCTTTACGAGCCATACCAGAAGGTCATTATTAACGTTCCATACGAATACATGGGTGCTGTCAGCAGAGAGCTCAACCAGAGAAGAGGACAGCTTGTTGACATGAGGCAAGAAGGTGAGGTGATGATTATCATTGCAGAGGCTCCAGTGGCGGAGATGTTCGGATTTGCAGGGGCAATTAGGGGTGCAACGAGCGGTAGAGCGTTGTGGAGCACAGAGCACGCTGGCTTCAAGAGGGTTCCAAATGAACTCGCAATAAACATCATAAGACAGATAAGACAGAGAAAAGGCCTTGATCCCAATCCACCAACAGAGAAGGACGTCTGTCCACAGCAGTGA
- the uppS gene encoding polyprenyl diphosphate synthase: MLYRIVSKIPHILFKPAYDLYESYLLEKVKSQPEKIPKHVALIMDGNRRWARLLDKPPWYGHLFGSRKLEEILEWCRELGIRTLTVYAFSTENFKRSKEEVKMLMDLFEKKFKELIYDERVHKYGIRVNVLGRKELLPKNVREAAEEAEKATRKYNNYTLNIAVAYGGRSEIVDAVKRIVEDVQAGKLSKNEINEELLKRYLYVPNMSDPDIVIRTGGEIRISNFLLYQIAYSELFFVDVYFPEFRKIDFLRIIREYQKRHRRFGK; this comes from the coding sequence ATGCTCTACAGGATTGTTTCCAAAATTCCCCATATTTTATTTAAACCCGCTTATGACTTGTATGAGTCTTACCTCCTTGAAAAAGTTAAGTCTCAGCCTGAGAAAATACCAAAGCATGTGGCCCTCATAATGGATGGCAATAGAAGGTGGGCAAGACTTTTGGACAAGCCCCCTTGGTACGGTCACCTTTTTGGTTCCAGAAAGCTGGAAGAAATTCTTGAATGGTGCAGGGAACTGGGGATAAGGACGCTGACTGTTTACGCTTTCTCAACTGAGAACTTTAAGAGAAGCAAGGAAGAGGTAAAGATGCTCATGGATCTCTTTGAAAAGAAGTTTAAGGAGCTTATTTACGATGAGAGAGTTCATAAATACGGCATAAGGGTTAACGTCCTTGGCAGGAAGGAGCTGTTGCCAAAGAACGTGAGAGAAGCGGCAGAAGAGGCTGAGAAAGCGACGAGGAAATACAACAACTATACCCTAAACATTGCCGTTGCCTACGGGGGGAGAAGCGAGATTGTCGATGCCGTGAAGAGGATTGTTGAAGACGTTCAAGCTGGAAAGCTGAGCAAAAACGAAATAAACGAGGAGCTCTTGAAGAGGTATCTTTATGTGCCCAACATGTCTGACCCGGATATAGTTATAAGAACGGGTGGAGAGATAAGGATAAGCAATTTCCTTCTTTATCAGATTGCCTATAGCGAGCTTTTCTTCGTTGATGTGTATTTCCCCGAATTCAGGAAGATTGACTTTTTGAGGATAATAAGAGAATATCAAAAACGTCACAGGAGGTTCGGGAAATAG
- a CDS encoding gamma carbonic anhydrase family protein, which produces MVIYELNGRKPKIHETAFVDENAYIIGDVVLEEKTSVWPSAVLRGDIEQIYVGRGSNIQDNVSIHTSHGMPTIIGEYVTIGHNAVVHGAKIGNYVIVGMGAVVLDGAKIGNHVIIGAGALIPPGKEIPDYSLVVGVPGKVVRQLSEEEIEMTKKNAEIYIELAEMHMAKRKKIE; this is translated from the coding sequence ATGGTGATTTACGAGCTAAATGGGAGGAAACCTAAAATTCACGAAACGGCTTTTGTGGATGAGAACGCTTACATAATTGGAGACGTCGTTTTAGAGGAGAAGACGAGCGTTTGGCCTTCAGCGGTTCTGAGGGGGGACATAGAGCAGATATACGTTGGAAGGGGCTCCAACATTCAGGATAACGTCAGCATCCACACCTCCCACGGGATGCCCACGATAATTGGGGAGTACGTTACAATAGGGCACAACGCAGTTGTCCACGGAGCGAAGATTGGAAACTACGTTATTGTAGGAATGGGGGCCGTGGTGTTGGATGGGGCAAAAATCGGAAACCATGTCATCATAGGGGCTGGGGCCTTAATACCTCCGGGCAAGGAGATTCCAGATTACAGCCTTGTTGTAGGCGTCCCGGGCAAAGTTGTGAGGCAGCTCAGTGAAGAGGAAATAGAGATGACAAAGAAAAACGCCGAAATTTATATTGAGCTTGCCGAAATGCACATGGCGAAGAGAAAGAAGATTGAGTGA